One region of Oryza sativa Japonica Group chromosome 5, ASM3414082v1 genomic DNA includes:
- the LOC4339437 gene encoding glucan endo-1,3-beta-glucosidase 8, which yields MAAAAAAVGVVALLLLLPLAASAYGDGLGRAAVGVNWGTMTSHPILPCEVVRMLAANGVARVKMFDADPWTAAPLAHTGIQVMLAVPNDQLARLAGDPRRAYRWAEQNVSAYLEAGVDVRYVAVGNEPFLKSYNGSLINVTFPALKNMQRALDKLGLGDHVKAVVPLNADVYNSPENKPVPSAGSFRKDINALMVDIVNFLNMNNAPFVVNIYPFLSLYQNPNFPLNFSFFDGGSKPVYDKGVVYTNVFDANFDTLVWSLRKAGVPDMKIIVGEVGWPTDGDKHANVRYAQKFYDGFLKKMVRNIGTPLRPGWMEVYLFALIDENQKSVLPGRFERHWGLLTYDGKPKFSMDLSGDGLDNLVGVEVEYLPAQWCVFNKDAKDKFKDLPAAVNYACSNADCTPLGYGSSCNNLSHDGNISYAFNIYFQTMDQDVRACSFEGLAKITTINASQGGCLFPVQILSASERVVPLRFLPTSFLILLMVVSILT from the exons atggcggccgccgcggcggcggtcggcgtcgtcgccttgctgttgttgctgccgctcgccgcgtcGGCGTACGGCGACGGGCTGGGCCGAGCGGCCGTGGGGGTCAACTGGGGCACGATGACGTCCCACCCCATACTCCCGTGCGAGGTGGTGCGGATGCTGGCGGCCAACGGCGTCGCCCGGGTGAAGATGTTCGACGCCGACCCCTGGAcggccgcgccgctcgcccacaCCGGCATCCAGGTCATGCTCGCCGTCCCCAACGACCAGCTCGcgcgcctcgccggcgacccGCGCCGCGCCTACCGCTGGGCCGAGCAGAACGTCTCCGCCTACCTCGAGGCCGGCGTCGACGTCAG GTATGTGGCTGTTGGCAATGAGCCTTTTCTAAAGAGCTACAATGGCAGCCTAATCAATGTAACCTTTCCTGCGCTCAAGAACATGCAAAGAGCTCTAGACAAACTTGGTTTAGGTGATCATGTAAAGGCAGTTGTCCCACTCAATGCTGATGTCTACAACTCCCCTGAGAATAAACCAGTGCCATCAGCTGGGAGCTTCCGCAAGGATATCAATGCCCTCATGGTTGACATTGTCAATTTCCTCAATATGAATAATGCACCCTTTGTTGTTAACATCTACCCATTTCTCAGCCTATACCAGAATCCAAACTTCCCACTCAATTTTTCCTTCTTTGATGGTGGTAGCAAGCCAGTTTATGACAAAGGTGTGGTCTACACCAATGTGTTTGATGCCAACTTTGACACCCTTGTTTGGTCACTAAGGAAGGCTGGTGTGCCTGACATGAAAATCATTGTTGGTGAGGTTGGTTGGCCAACTGATGGTGataaacacgcaaatgtgagaTATGCACAGAAGTTCTATGATGGTTTTCTGAAGAAGATGGTCAGAAACATTGGGACACCTCTCAGACCTGGTTGGATGGAAGTTTACCTATTTGCACTGATTGATGAGAACCAGAAGAGTGTACTGCCTGGGCGCTTTGAACGTCACTGGGGACTACTCACATATGATGGAAAACCAAAGTTCTCTATGGATCTCAGTGGAGATGGCCTAGACAATCTGGTTGGAGTTGAAGTGGAATATTTGCCAGCACAGTGGTGTGTTTTCAACAAGGATGCAAAGGATAAGTTCAAAGACTTGCCAGCCGCTGTAAACTACGCATGCTCAAATGCAGATTGTACACCACTGGGCTATGGATCCTCCTGCAATAATCTTAGCCATGACGGCAACATATCATATGCATTCAACATCTATTTCCAAACAATGGACCAGGATGTTAGGGCATGCTCTTTTGAAGGCCTCGCAAAGATCACAACGATAAACGCATCGCAGGGAGGATGTTTATTTCCAGTGCAGATTCTAAGTGCTTCAGAAAGGGTTGTGCCACTGAGATTTTTGCCTACATCCTTCTTGATTCTCCTAATGGTTGTGTCCATTCTTACATAG
- the LOC4339438 gene encoding F-box/LRR-repeat protein At3g58900 isoform X2, with protein MGSVERITSMPRRQVQARDGSVASLAKRTGSPCQQEDDYEGAKTMTNPWTFLPEDIWYHIHSLLPLKDAARTACVSHTFLRSWRYRPNLVFSDAKLGLSGLSESDEVTKELNEKVDLIMKNHSGIGLRTFGLEYYNLVDASYLDRWLQIAVTPAIEELILMFFPEIKAKYYDFPFSLLFDRGGNSIKHLRLSYCAFRPTTSLNFLQRLHLFEVRITGDELGCLLSNSFALEQLKLTHCKELNYLKIPCVLQRLSKLTVFGCTTLQVIEIKAPNLSTFDYDGNLAGLSDGGLLPVKNLHLSSFYQHHTIQYTCAKLPSVAPTIETLTIFSESEVSQTRMKHHVISEDSSYLRQMPGHRHVNLKNVKIIGFCSAKSMVELTCHIIENATSLESLTLDTICDDYENPDRLSVHEIGECSPICRQMIMEAKNALLAIERYIVGKVPSTVRLDVLKPCSWCHAFEV; from the exons ATGGGGTCGGTGGAGCGGATCACGTCCATGCCTCGGCGGCAGGTCCAAGCCCGTG ATGGGTCGGTTGCTTCATTGGCTAAACGAACGGGCTCACCCTGCCAACAGGAAGATGATTATGAAGGTGCCAAAACTATGACAAATCCATGGACCTTCCTTCCAGAG GACATCTGGTATCATATACACTCCTTATTGCCACTAAAAGATGCCGCTCGTACTGCATGCGTGTCTCACACATTTCTACGTTCATGGAGATACCGCCCCAACCTTGTCTTTAGTGATGCAAAACTGGGGCTGAGTGGCTTGTCGGAAAGTGATGAAGTAACCAAGGAACTCAACGAAAAAGTTGACCTCATTATGAAAAACCACTCAGGCATTGGCTTGAGGACATTCGGGCTCGAATATTATAATTTGGTCGATGCCTCTTATCTTGACCGTTGGCTCCAGATTGCTGTTACACCAGCAATAGAAGAACTCATCCTTATGTTTTTTCCAGAGATCAAGGCAAAGTACTACGACTTCCCATTCTCACTTTTATTTGATAGGGGTGGAAACTCGATTAAGCATCTTCGCCTCAGCTACTGTGCCTTCCGTCCTACCACTAGTCTTAATTTCTTGCAAAGACTGCATCTGTTTGAAGTGCGTATTACTGGGGATGAATTGGGGTGCCTTCTTTCCAACTCTTTTGCTTTAGAGCAGTTGAAACTCACACATTGTAAAGAGCTCAATTACCTCAAGATACCTTGCGTGCTACAGAGGCTCAGCAAGCTGACAGTGTTTGGATGCACAACATTGCAAGTGATTGAAATTAAAGCTCCAAACCTTTCAACCTTTGATTATGATGGTAATTTAGCAGGACTATCAGATGGAGGTTTGCTGCCAGTGAAGAACCTACACTTATCTTCCTTTTATCAGCATCATACTATTCAATACACATGTGCCAAGCTTCCATCTGTTGCGCCGACTATCGAAACTCTCACCATATTTTCAGAAAGCGAG GTATCACAGACTCGTATGAAGCATCACGTGATTTCTGAAGATTCCTCATATCTGAGGCAGATGCCAGGACACCGCCATGTCAACCTCAAGAATGTGAAGATCATTGGGTTTTGCTCTGCAAAGAGCATGGTAGAGCTGACTTGCCATATTATTGAGAATGCAACATCACTAGAATCCCTTACTCTAGACACAATATGTGATGATTATGAAAATCCTGATAGGCTATCTGTTCACGAAATTGGTGAGTGCAGCCCCATATGTAGGCAAATGATCATGGAGGCCAAAAACGCGCTCTTGGCTATCGAAAGATACATTGTGGGGAAAGTCCCCTCTACAGTCAGGTTAGATGTTCTGAAGCCCTGCAGCTGGTGCCATGCCTTTGAAGTTTAG
- the LOC4339438 gene encoding putative F-box protein At3g44060 isoform X1 — protein MGSVERITSMPRRQVQARDGSVASLAKRTGSPCQQEDDYEGAKTMTNPWTFLPEDIWYHIHSLLPLKDAARTACVSHTFLRSWRYRPNLVFSDAKLGLSGLSESDEVTKELNEKVDLIMKNHSGIGLRTFGLEYYNLVDASYLDRWLQIAVTPAIEELILMFFPEIKAKYYDFPFSLLFDRGGNSIKHLRLSYCAFRPTTSLNFLQRLHLFEVRITGDELGCLLSNSFALEQLKLTHCKELNYLKIPCVLQRLSKLTVFGCTTLQVIEIKAPNLSTFDYDGNLAGLSDGGLLPVKNLHLSSFYQHHTIQYTCAKLPSVAPTIETLTIFSESERFNTQISPFRFLHLKCLTISLSIYRGGFSPSNDYLSLAYFLDASPVLEIFTLTVSQTRMKHHVISEDSSYLRQMPGHRHVNLKNVKIIGFCSAKSMVELTCHIIENATSLESLTLDTICDDYENPDRLSVHEIGECSPICRQMIMEAKNALLAIERYIVGKVPSTVRLDVLKPCSWCHAFEV, from the exons ATGGGGTCGGTGGAGCGGATCACGTCCATGCCTCGGCGGCAGGTCCAAGCCCGTG ATGGGTCGGTTGCTTCATTGGCTAAACGAACGGGCTCACCCTGCCAACAGGAAGATGATTATGAAGGTGCCAAAACTATGACAAATCCATGGACCTTCCTTCCAGAG GACATCTGGTATCATATACACTCCTTATTGCCACTAAAAGATGCCGCTCGTACTGCATGCGTGTCTCACACATTTCTACGTTCATGGAGATACCGCCCCAACCTTGTCTTTAGTGATGCAAAACTGGGGCTGAGTGGCTTGTCGGAAAGTGATGAAGTAACCAAGGAACTCAACGAAAAAGTTGACCTCATTATGAAAAACCACTCAGGCATTGGCTTGAGGACATTCGGGCTCGAATATTATAATTTGGTCGATGCCTCTTATCTTGACCGTTGGCTCCAGATTGCTGTTACACCAGCAATAGAAGAACTCATCCTTATGTTTTTTCCAGAGATCAAGGCAAAGTACTACGACTTCCCATTCTCACTTTTATTTGATAGGGGTGGAAACTCGATTAAGCATCTTCGCCTCAGCTACTGTGCCTTCCGTCCTACCACTAGTCTTAATTTCTTGCAAAGACTGCATCTGTTTGAAGTGCGTATTACTGGGGATGAATTGGGGTGCCTTCTTTCCAACTCTTTTGCTTTAGAGCAGTTGAAACTCACACATTGTAAAGAGCTCAATTACCTCAAGATACCTTGCGTGCTACAGAGGCTCAGCAAGCTGACAGTGTTTGGATGCACAACATTGCAAGTGATTGAAATTAAAGCTCCAAACCTTTCAACCTTTGATTATGATGGTAATTTAGCAGGACTATCAGATGGAGGTTTGCTGCCAGTGAAGAACCTACACTTATCTTCCTTTTATCAGCATCATACTATTCAATACACATGTGCCAAGCTTCCATCTGTTGCGCCGACTATCGAAACTCTCACCATATTTTCAGAAAGCGAG AGGTTCAATACACAAATTTCACCATTCAGATTCCTTCATCTCAAGTGCTTGACGATTTCTCTTAGCATATACCGTGGGGGCTTTTCCCCATCAAATGATTATCTTTCTCTAGCTTATTTTCTTGATGCGTCTCCTGTCTTGGAGATTTTCACTTTGACC GTATCACAGACTCGTATGAAGCATCACGTGATTTCTGAAGATTCCTCATATCTGAGGCAGATGCCAGGACACCGCCATGTCAACCTCAAGAATGTGAAGATCATTGGGTTTTGCTCTGCAAAGAGCATGGTAGAGCTGACTTGCCATATTATTGAGAATGCAACATCACTAGAATCCCTTACTCTAGACACAATATGTGATGATTATGAAAATCCTGATAGGCTATCTGTTCACGAAATTGGTGAGTGCAGCCCCATATGTAGGCAAATGATCATGGAGGCCAAAAACGCGCTCTTGGCTATCGAAAGATACATTGTGGGGAAAGTCCCCTCTACAGTCAGGTTAGATGTTCTGAAGCCCTGCAGCTGGTGCCATGCCTTTGAAGTTTAG